A region from the Cryptococcus gattii WM276 chromosome H, complete sequence genome encodes:
- a CDS encoding Hypothetical Protein (Similar to TIGR gene model, INSD accession AAW45626.1), whose amino-acid sequence MRLKGKVMSTCGDANKWLRTYLEPVRKELAKAWYLVDTKTGIEETKMRLFDGLGCVWSNREQRLKHSRLLERICPTKDNLILFLLRRLHIPNLTYIRFWVRTALWAHQIIYGGNTELFKKHFAEKFPPDDMIDWERKKLRRIRMGQDLYQGRTWL is encoded by the exons ATGCGATTGAAGGGAAAGGTCATGTCGACGTGTGGAGACGCCAATAAGTGGTTAAGAACGTACTTGGAGCCTGTGCGTAAGGAGTTGGCTAAGGCGTGGTATTTGGTCGACACGAAGACGGGTATCGAGGAG ACCAAGATGAGGCTGTTCGACGGTTTAGGCTGTGTTTGGTCTAACAGAGAACAACGATTAAAGCACAGTCGATTACTCGAACGAATATGTCCCACGAAGGACAATCTCATCCTATTCCTTCTTCGCCGGCTGCACATT CCAAATCTTACTTATATAAGATTTTGGGTTCGTACAGCCTTATGGGCTCATCAGATCATCTATGGTGGCAACACCGAGCTGTTCAAAAAACACTTCGCTGAAAAGTTTCCCCCGGACGACATGATAGATTGGGAGCGGAAGAAGTTAAGAAGAATACGCATGGGACAGGATCTCTACCAGGGCCGAACGTGGCTCTGA